In one window of Zingiber officinale cultivar Zhangliang chromosome 11A, Zo_v1.1, whole genome shotgun sequence DNA:
- the LOC122032383 gene encoding NDR1/HIN1-like protein 1, translating to MGVGCDHHHHHHHHHDCCDYLRIKCYSILCCGRLGDDCCDCCEERHRRLIIAARIVGGILFLVGLTILIVWLVLRPTKPTFYLRDATVFQFNLSLSDNLLATVAQATVASHNSNGRIGVYYDRLDVFATYQDQQITVATAIPPFYQGHEDNNVWSPYLVGTSVPVAPYLCSALQQDETAGLLLLYVKMDGRIRWKVGSWTSRHYRLEVSCPAFFSFTDSSAGVPVLRFLHGTSCSASV from the exons ATGGGCGTCGGCtgcgaccaccaccaccaccaccaccaccaccacgacTGCTGCGACTACCTCCGCATCAAATGCTACTCCATCCTCTGCTGCGGCCGCCTCGGCGACGACTGCTGCGACTGCTGCGAGGAGCGCCACCGCAGGCTGATCATCGCGGCGCGGATCGTCGGCGGCATTCTCTTCCTGGTCGGCCTGACCATCCTCATCGTCTGGCTGGTGCTGCGCCCCACCAAACCCACCTTCTACCTCCGCGACGCCACCGTCTTCCAGTTCAACCTCTCCCTCTCCGACAACCTCCTCGCCACCGTCGCGCAGGCCACCGTCGCATCCCATAACTCTAACGGCCGGATCGGCGTCTACTACGACCGCCTCGACGTCTTCGCCACCTACCAG GACCAGCAAATTACAGTGGCCACCGCCATCCCGCCCTTCTACCAAGGCCACGAAGACAACAATGTCTGGTCGCCGTACCTCGTCGGCACCTCCGTACCGGTGGCGCCGTACCTCTGCAGCGCCCTTCAGCAGGACGAGACTGCCGGCCTCCTCTTGCTCTACGTCAAGATGGACGGCCGCATTCGATGGAAGGTCGGGTCCTGGACCTCCCGCCACTACCGCCTCGAGGTCTCCTGCCCCGCCTTCTTCTCCTTCACCGACTCCTCCGCCGGCGTCCCCGTTCTCCGGTTCCTCCACGGCACTTCTTGCAGCGCTAGTGTTTGA